The Candidatus Bathyarchaeota archaeon sequence AGGGTTCTCGAGGATAATCCAGCTACTGAACGCTTACAGTATTAAAAAACCTAGAGCGAAGCCGAAGGCCGTTATGCTTTGCTTTTTACTAAGCCTGACGCTTGTCTCGGTATCCTTAAGCTCTCAGGTGAAGACTACAGACATAGCCTATCCCCTAAACGGACGCTTAATATTCGCCCTGAGTGAAGATTACCCTTTACCCGCTGAGGTCGATGAGCTTATAACATGGGTTCTGAGAGCTGGTAAGACGAACACTTACGTGTTGATTCAAGACACCCTCGGGGTTGTAGACCCGCCTAGCCATTACGTCTACCTCACCTCGATGGTCACAGGCACCCCGGTGATAGGTGGTATATACGGAACCAGATACATAACAGATCCGATAGCCAACACAGAGGATAGGAGGATCTTATCCGTGGAGACAGAAAAACTAGCAGGTGACCTCGGTTTTCTAGAGGCAGCGGCTAAGGAGCTGGGTATAACATACATAGCGGTCATAGACCCCGTTCTCAGAAACTCCCTAAGACGACACGGCTATAGACCGCTCTTTCGCAATAGTTTGTATGAGGTTTTCAGGACGAGGACTTTCAACCCCATAGTCTCCATCGAAAACCCTAAAGCGACCCTGAGAGTTTTGGAGTATGACGTAGACCGTATAGTCATAGAGGTTAGAGGAACGAAATACGGCGATATCTTAAAGATTAGAATGCTCTACTACCCCGACCTCGATATAAGGTTAAACGGGAGACCCGTAGCCGCCGTTGAATACTACCCATCCATCCTCGAGAAAAAATTGGGGCTTAGGATACCGTTTATAGAGATTATGCTACCCGGAGGGAACGGAGTGGTTACGATAACCTACAAGCCAGATATGGTGAGCTATACGACCTCGTTGGCTACGTTTACGATAGCCCTAGCGGCTACTGCCGTATACTTAACTAGGCGTCTTTGGAAGGTTATTCGTCTTCGTTTAACACGTGGTGCAGAAAAATGGGTTTGAGAAAAATACTGGCATTCGCGGGTTTATCGGTGATTTTAATAGTGTTGCTCGCATACGTGTTAGCCGGAACTCCTATGAAGAAAACTATAGAGGTCGACTTTTCTAAAGTCGACGGGAGGTTTAAGCCCTTACATAGGGGCGTTAACGACGGGCCGCTATACACCGAGCAGAAACTTGCGCTTTACGATCTTTCAGACTATTATCGAGAGCTTCAGGTGAGGTGGGTTAGGCTTCACGACCAATGGGGCGCCGTCGACGTGGACTACGTTTTCCCAGACATGACCGCAGACCCATCCGACCCAGAATCCTACGACTTCCGGCTTACAGACAGGTGTATAGTGGCCATACACAGCATCGGCGCCGAAGTGATATATAGGCTGGGCTACAGGTGGCATGAACCTCCTCTAAACAAGCCGCCGGAGGACTACGATAAATGGGCGGATGTATGCCTGCATATAGCCATGCATTATAACGAAGGATGGGCTGACGGCTATAGGTTTAACATAACCTACTGGGAGATATGGAACGAGCCGGACATAGAGAGGTTTTGGAACGGGACGCTTGAAGACTACTGGAGACTCTACGACACCGTGGCTAGAAAGATAAAGGAGCGTTATCCATGGGCTAAAGTAGGCGGGCCGACCATAGCGTGGAACCTAGAGTTTCTGAGAGGTTTTCTCAAACTGTGTAGGGAGCATGATTCACCTATCGACTTCGTATCGTGGCACGTTTACAGTAAGAACCCCTACGACATCTATGAGAAGGCTGAGGCCGTTAAAAGGGTGATGAACGAGGAAGGCTTCGGCCACTTACCGTCGTTTCTGACTGAGTGGAACATCTGGAAAGACGATAGAGACCCGTATGACATATTCAGAAACGAGGTAGGAGCATCTTTTCAAGCATCGGCTCTCATATACCTGCAGAACTCGAGCGTAGACGTAGCCACCCTATACAGGGGCGATGCCTGGGATTGGGGCGGGTTATTCGTAAAAGACCTCTGGAAACCCGGTAAACCGTTTTACGTCCATAAAGCGTTCAACATGCTTATGGAGACTCCTCTTAAGGCTTGGTGCAAGGGTTTCGATAAGAAGGGGTTTACGGTAGCCGCGGGGGTATCTGAGAAGGGAGATAAGGCCATGGTTATCATAAGCAACTATGGAGAGAAGGCTGTCGAATGTCAACTTAAGCTTAAGGGATTGGGGTGGAGGGGGATAAGCTACGTGCTTAGAGCTGTAGACAGTAAACACAGCTTAGAGATAGTCGACAAGGGGATCTTGGAGACAGCCGAAAACGGTCAAGAACTAGTTTTGAACCTTCTCCCATACTCCGTCTATGTCGTAACGCTCTCTGAAGCCTGAGATAGTAGTTTTTCCGAATTATACCACTAGAAAGTTTTATCTTTTTAGTGAAATAATCGAGGTGGATGGGTATGAGGAAGAGCATAACGTATTTCGAGAGACCGGGTCCTGAGAACACGGAGGAGACCATCAGGCTGGCCTATGAGAGGGCGGTGGAGCTGGGGATCACGGACATCGTGGTGGCCTCTACTCACGGTGGTACGGCTTTGAAGGTTGCCGATGTCTTCAAAGACCCTAAGTTCAACATAGTCGCCGTGACCATATCTGAGGGCTATAAGGAGGAGGGGTGGACGATGACGGACGAGGAGAGGGCGAGGCTTAAGGAGAGGGGTATCAAGGTCTTTACCGGTACGCATTCGCTGAGCGGAGGCGTCGCCGAGGCCTTCGGAAGACCATCTGTTAAAGACGTAATCGCCCAGACGTTTTACAGGTTCTCCCAAGGTATGAAGGTCTGCGTCGAGGTTCTCCTGATGGCCGCAGACGCCGGGTTGATACCGGTCGACAGAGAGGTCATAGCCATAGCCGGCACCGGGGAGGGGGCTGACACGGCGATCGTCGTCAAGCCGTCATATTCAAGAAAGTTCCGAAGTCTAAAGATAAGAGAGATAATCTGCATGCCGAGGTGAGGGAATCGGCTCCTCATTTATTTTCACGCATACATAATATTCACGGGAAGACATATAGGGTTTATTCGTTTAACTATGGAAGTGTCTAGACATGAGTAGATGCGTCTTAGCTAGGGAGGTTTGGAAGCTTAAGGTTGAAAAGGGGCCGTCGGAGCATGGAGTTTACAAGCTCGGCTATCTCTGGCTTGCGCCTACTTTCATGAACGAGTTTTGGAAGGTAGACCCTGATAGAGGTGCGGTCGTCGGTAGGTTCCAGATGCCAGGTATAGTCTGGGGCGCCCCGTGGGTAGACGAAGATGCTTTATACGGTGCCTCTGGAGGGGGATTCGTCAGAAAATTCGGCATGGATGGTAGGGAGGTCTGGACCGTTAACCCCGGATTGGGTGATTTCACGGCTGAGGCCGTGGTCGAGGCATGGAGCCGGTATCTCGCAGTCCAGTTTCCCAAGGGTTTAGCTGTTTTAGATAAGGAGGATGGAACGGTCGTCTGGAGCGTGGAATGGAGTCCTGAAGGACCTTATAGCCAGGAGCCTACTTTCGACCCTGAAACCGGTCTCTTATGGGTCTGTAGGCCGACGGCTGAGAATAACCTGGTTGCTTTCGACAGAGAGGGGAGAGTCGTCTGGCGGTTCACCCTACCGAGTCCGGCGACGACGTATGCGTGCCCCCAGATATGGAGCCGCTACCTCGTGGTCGTCTGCGAGAGACATGTAGTAGTCGTCGACAGGTTTTCCAAGAAACATCTTTGGAGCCTAGACTTCGGTAGAGTGTACTACGCGGGTAAACCCGCCGACGCTTTAACCGGAGGACCTAGGACGCTGACACCTGATGGAAAGCTCCTGGTCTGGACGATAGATGGATTATACAGCTGCTTCGACTTGGAGAACGGCGTCCTCCTTTGGAGGCTCGACATGGGAACCCTTGGATATGCCACCAGAGATAGCACGACTTATTGGGGTTATAGAGGAGCCGTGGCTTCAGGGGGTTTAGCCGTCTTCTTGGGCTGCAACAACCTTCCGATGGACTCAGATAACCCATATGGATACGATAGGAATAGACTCTTCATACTAGACTACGAAAGCGGTAGACTTGTCTACGTCAGCGAGCCGAGGTACAGATTAGCTTGCTGTTGTAAACCCATACTATTTAGGGGACGAGTAGTGATAGGTACATGGTATAAGGATAGCGAGGATAACGAATTTCCATCCTACTACTACTGTTGGGAGATAGAGGATTCTTCTGGTAGATGGGGCGTCGACGATAGGGTATACGAGTGGATGGGTGGCTGGCACCACGGGGGATACTCCGTATAACCGTTAGATTACACTTAAAACCTATGCGCCTCGTATCTAGTTAATAGGGAGGTTATACCGTGATTAAACTCGCTCTCTTTACCGTAACCTACTGTGGGTTATGGTATAAAGGCCCGGCCTTATCCCTTGAGGACCAGATAGTTAAGGCGAGGGAGCTGGGGTTCGACGGGTTAGCCGTCGAGACTAAGAGGCCTGTGGCGCTTCCATGCGACCTAGACCGGAAGAGAAGGGTCAAGATAAGGGAGCTTGCGGAGTCGTACCAGGTTAAGCTGTGCGCCGTGGAGACTATGTCGAACTTCGTCAGTCCGATAATAGAGGAGAGGGAGAACAACCTCTGCATGGTCAAGGAAGCGATCGAGCTTGCCAAGGACCTCGAAGCACCTATAGTTAAGGTCTTCGCGGCTTGGGCTGGTACGAGTAGGTACGATGGTTTAGGAACCTATGAGTTCAGCTATAGGCTTTTCGACTATAAGAGAAACTTCGTGACGATGGATAAGATGTGGAGGTGGGCTGTCGAGGGTATAAGAGACGCAGCTAGGTGGGCTGAGGAGTATGGCATCGTCGTGGCTCTTCAGAACCATCCGCCGGTGGTCAGCTACGGCTACGAAGATGCTTTACAGATGGTTAAAGAGGTCGCTATGGATAATGTGAAACTATGCCTAGACGTACCGCTTTTCACAGACCAGAGCGATGAGTACATACACGAGGCCGTGGAGGCCTGTAAAGAGGTGGGTATCGTACACTCGCACTATGGCTCTCACGCCTTCGGCTTAGACGAGGATGGGGTGATCACGATCAAGAAGGGGAGGTACCGGTGGATGAAAGCCGAACGAGTCAACTACCCGGCGTTCATAAGGGAGCTTAAGAGAATAGGATACGACGGGTTTATCGCCTCGGAGGAGTGTGCACCGGTGCTTGAAAACCACATCCCTCAGGGCATCGACGTCGTAGATAGACGGGTTAAAGCCGCGTTAAGATACATGAAAACGCTCATAGAAACCGGAGCCGAACCGGAGATAAGACTTGTTTAATAATTTGGAGAGAAAAAGAGAGGGGATGCTTCTTAACCCTTGAACCAGTAAGCCGGTAGCCATTTCCTCTCCATTTCAAGCATGTCTTCCAATAGTTTTTCGGCGACATCTACCGACCGGACGTAGCCATCCATGAGCAACGCCTGAAGAGCTAGGCTTCTGTCACCGGTTAACGCTGCGTCTATGGTTACCTCGTATTGGGCTAGGCGCTGGGTTAGTATACCTGCTAGGGCTTTGGGTAGCGGCCCTAAGTTCAGGGGGTGAACGCCCGACGCGTCTACATGGGCAGGGGCCTCTACGACACCCCAGGACGGTAGGTTAGGTATGACGCCGGAGTTGGGTACGTTTATACCCGGATACAGTAGCTTCTTATCTAGGGTGAGCGCCTCCATGAGGCTTACGACCCCTATGCCCTCTTCCTCGAGACCCTTCATCCTGAGAAGCTCGTCGACCGGCTTCTCGCCTGAAGCTACGGCTTTAAGTAGGTTTTCAAACGGCGCCCTATTCCTATAGTCGTATATCGTATGCTCCGGAAACCTGGTTATCCCATACTTCTCCATGGCGTCCTTATGTATGAACAGGTGTGGGAAGAACTCTGCGACATGCCCTTGACATGGGACTCCGGGTAGGAGGCCGAAAATCCGGTAGAGCTTAAACGCCAACGCGTCGTAGCCTCTGTCCGGTATCCCTTCCTTAGCAAGTTTCTCCTCCAGGAGCGGGTAGCCCGGCTCTCCTTTCACGGCGAAGTCTAGGATCCAGTTGAGGTGGTTTAACCCTCCGGCGTACACCTCGACTTCGTCGGGGCTGACGTCGAAGTAGCGGGCTAACGCGGGTTTAAGCCCATATGGACATGTGCACAGCCCGTATGCTTTAACCCTAGTCTCCCTCTGAACGACCCTCGTAAGCGGGGTTAAGGGGTTCGAGTAGTTGAACATGTACGCGTCGGGGCATAGGTCCTCCATATCCTCCGCTATGTCGAGCAGCACGGGTACGTGTCTTAGAGCACGCATCACCCCGCTGGGTCCCACGGTGTCTCCTATGGCTATTTCAACCCCGTATTTCCTAGCCGCTTCTACGTCTACGTGGGTGGCCTTAACCCCACCTACGCCTATGGTTATGATCACGAAGTCCGCGTGTTCGAGAGCAGGCTTCCTGTCGAGGTACTTCTCGACCTTAAGACCCTTAGCCTTACCCTTTTCCTTGAAGCTCTCGGCGAGTTTAACCCCGACCTTGTACATCAGGTCTAGGACCTCGGGGTTTATATCCATCAAAGCTATGGTCAGCGACGTATCCTCCGCAAGGTCGCTCGACGCCAGCCCTTTAAGCAGCGACGGGGTGAACGTTAAGCTCCCTGCACCCATCAGGGTTATTTTACATTCCTTCGCCAAATCGAACACCTAACCTATAAACTAGATTTAAACCGTCTAAAAGATTTCCCCCTTTCAAAAAAGGAGATTTAAAAAAATCCGGGGGTCTGATTTAACGGTTCTTTACACGATCCTCGGCATTATCGTCCAGTTTATGACGCTCAGCGTTAGAACCTCTAGCACTTCTCCTAGTATGAGCCCTGACGCGAACGGCACGACCATCCTCTCGTAGAGCTGGCTTCCACCGATTCTGAGTATTAACGTCTTAACCACCCACGCCACTAGGATCGGTACCCAGGCTCCCCACAGCGACACACCCCAGGCCCATGAAACCGGTATAACCCACGGGTCCGGGAACCAAAGTAGCCTCGCGTAGAGATATCTACCCACGATGACTATCAAGAAGCCTATGAGCAGGTGCAGAGCTGCCTGCGAGATCGGTGTATCCACAGGCCTATACCAGAAGTTCCATTGAAGATCTCCTTCGAAGTCTCTGAGCTCGTACCCGAGTTTTGTAGCTCCGTATAGACCTGGGAATATAGCGATCCTCAGTAAGAGGAATACTAGCAGAGCTGGGAAGAGCGAGACCATTATTATCTTGAACACGTCTCTTGTACTTATCTTCGCAAGGTCAGCCATCTTATACGATAGCATGGACGCGTAAAACGCAGAGCCGAATCCCGCAGCCGCGTAGTGTGCTATATGCTCTCTACTCAATAGAGGTACTAGAGCCAAATCGACGGAGTCTACGGTCGGAAGGAGTTCTGTAGGCCATGCCATGAGCCTTATCAACGCCGGGGTGAGGTCGTAGCACGGCTCGAAAGCAAAGCCTACTCTACCCCAGACCATACCAGTGACGAGCCAGGTAACGATCCCGGCGAAGGGTACTACGAAGGATAGCCATGGGCTGAAGCCTGTGTACATGAAGAATATCATCATCAGTATAAACGAGACTATTATCATTATCCACGATGTTCTGTATGAGGTGGGTTCTCTGGCCTCTATCTCGGCTCTGCCGCTGAACCTTCCGAACGCAGCCCTAAGGGTTTCCACCAGGTAACGTCTCTGAGACAGAAGCATAGAGACGAATATCCCTATCATCGCCCCGGTGCTCACGACCGATATCTGTATAGGCGGGCTTACATACGCGTTTGGCGCACACCAGTTTCTACCGCAGAACTCGTACTGCGCCATTTGCGTATAGTAGCCTGCCCCGAACGCTATGAACAATGCCACCTCGAACGCGAACAGGTAGAAGAGTATGCTGATGAGCGAGTGCACCGGTATTATCAGCATCAGAGCCCAGAACGTCGGATGCTTGTTTATACCCAGGTGCCACGGTATGCCCGGTGGGGCAAACCAGTGAGACCCAGGACCGCAGGTATTGGTCTTCCACGAGTATATGTCTGGGAACCATGGGAATAGATACGTTGCACCTATCGGGAAGCATAGTACGAATCCAACTAACATCCCTATGAGGAAAGGTGTCCTGGTAGGCCACTTCTTGTCGCTTATATGCTCTACGTTGACTAGACACGTGTGATATACTATGGTGTAGGGGAATGGTATCCTCTCGATCTCGATCCATTCTCGGCGTAGGACGTTGGCGACCCCTATCATGAGGCATGAGAAGATGCCGAACATGAAGAAGCGCCATAGGATCGCGGGTAGTATCGCATCCCAAGGTATCCGGCTTATGTCCCCGACCCCGTTGATTAATGCATCGGCTGCATCGGTTGGAAGAGTCACGAACTCTGGCAGATACCTGCCAAACTCCTCCCTAATCGCGTATCTACTTAGAAGGTAGGCCTGGTCGTTAGCTCCCACAACTCCTCCTATCATCGTACATGAGACCATGGTTACGAAGAGGTATGCTATGTTTCTCGTTGTGAGGTATTTTCTCATCGATGGTATGTATTGCAGGGCCATGATTACGAGTAGGGCTAGCATCGGCCATCCTGGGAAGTCTCCTCCGGTCATCATTATCGGGGAGCCTATGCTCTGTGCGCATCCAAGCCTTACCGGGAGAAGAAGTCCTTGGGTGGTTACGATGACGGCGAGGATCACGCTGAATATGGCGCACAGCAATAGCGTCGACGGTTTTATTCCTTCGACTTCAGAGGATTTTCCAGCCAAGTAGTCACCGGCATAGATATAATGCCCCGGTTTTTTTAAAAGATTTACCGTCGACCCTTCACGAGGTTTTCTTCAAGACCTGCATGAGATACTCTTTAAACCGCCCTATGAAGAGTTTGAACTCCCGGTTTTTCATGATTTTCCTGAACTCCCTGGCTATTAGGGCTATCAGCCCTGGAGACATCACGGCGTCGAATATCACCAGGAGCTTGAGGGCGGCTAGTCTACGGTAGTACTGGAAGTCCCTTAGGGTTCCCCCGTAGCGTTCATAGGCTTCGAGGAACTCGTCTGAAAGCCGGTCTTCAGACCTACCCGACACTCTGTCCTCGAAATCCAGAAAATTATAGGCGTATGCGACATCGTAGGTCGGCTCGGCCACGTCCACATCCTCCCAATCTATGACGTAAGCTCTACCGCCGCTGTAGATGATGTTATCGAACCCGTAATCTCCGTGGATGAGCTTAAGCCTAGCCTCCACAGGGGTTCTCTCGAGCTCACCCGCGTATTTCAAATATCTTATGAAGCTCAGAGGAGACTTCAGGGTCGATAGGGCTGAGATGACCGATATAGCTTTGATACCTTTCAGATCTCTGGAGGGGTAGTCTTCCTTAACTTCGAGGACTCCTTCGAGCTCGTAACGGTCTATCCCATGGATTTCAGCCAGCGATTTAGCGGCTGCATCTACAAGGTCGCTTGAACTCTCTGCTGGAGATGGTGTTATCTTCTCCATCACTATGAACGGCTTACCCAGGACTTTACCGTCATCCTCGATAAGGTAGACCATTGGCACCGGTAAGCCCTTTCGGTGTAGAAACTTTAAAACGCGAAACTCCTTCGACGCCTTTTTCCCGTCGCCCACGTACATCCGGAGTATCAGGTCTCTAACCGAGCCGTCCTCAAGCTCGACTTTGAGGAGAAACGTTTTGTTACTTAAACCCTGTTTCTCGTTAAGTCTCAGCTCTCTGAGCTTTACACCCCCAGGAGGGGCTAATCCTTCAAGCCCCTTAAGGTTCAGGTATTCCTGAAGCCTCTCGGCGAGCGGTGTCTTCACGACCAAGCACCTTTATCGTGAACTCAGCATCTATATCTTCCCTTCTCCTCCCAAGCCCTCCTCATGGCTTCGATGTTTTCGCTTCGATACTTCAACGCGTGTCCCGGGGCCATGACCACCCCGCCCCTCCTACCGAGCTCGACGCATTCGGCGACCTCTCTAGCGACCTGCTCGGCGGTCCCCCTGTCTAGCGTCCTCGCGCTTACACCACCCCAGAGAGTTATGCGGCCCTGGAACTCCTTCAGGATCCTAGGCCAGTCGTTGCATTCCCGCTGGATATTCAAGATGTCTACACCCATCTCTATCAGCTCCGGTATGAGCTCCTCGACTTTCCCGTCGCTGTGGAGGTAGCATAGCGCACCCGCCTCTTTGACGGCCCTGTAGAGCTTCTCATGCCTAGGCTTTACGAAGCGCCTCCACCACCGGGGTGAGAACAGAAGCCTATCCTCCATACCCCAGTCATCCCCATACAAGACCATGTCCACCTCAACCTCGCTAAGAACCGTCTCGAGCACCTCCAGCTTAACGTCGACCACCATATCCATCAGCTGGTCGACCACGTCCGGGTGCTGCCTAGATAATAGGAATAGCTTGGGCATACCGCCTACGAGTAGCCAGGCCCTCTCGAATATGCCCCATCCATGTTCTAGAGCCAATAAGCTTACACGCCTATCCACCCTACGAGCAACCTTTAAGACAGGCTCAAGTATCCGACGTCTAGAAGGGGAGGGAGGCTGGTACTTGTCCAAATCCTCTAAACTCTTTATGGGATGGTCGACAGGGAACCCGTCCGAGAACGGGTCTCTAAGCTCCCAGACTATCCCCCAGTCGTCTACCCCCTCGGTCCTATGGTCTACTATGCCAGGTTCGACTATCTCGACCGAGCCGTCGAACATCGGGCATGGAAGCCACCAAGGCTCCTCCCACCTGATGGCCGATAGAATGTTTTCCCTAGGCGTAGCCTTAGACGCCATGATGAACACATGTTAAGATCGCCGAAGTCGTGATTTAAGTCTTCACGTCTCTTCAAGAAGTTTGAAGTTTCTTTTGAGGAAAGAGTTATAGCGGGAGGAACCTAAGCCTCCGTAAGAGGGTGAGGGCTTGGGTCGAGTTCCTATAGGGGTGGACCGTGTCCCCAGGTACTGCGATGAGGCTGAAAAGTCTATAGCCGAGGAGCTGAGTTTAGGCTTCATCCATGAGATCGTCCAGTGGATGGAGCCTGCTCTGGGTAGATACATCTGGACCTTGATGGATAGGAGTATAAACCCGTATGAGGACACATTTCTACTAAACCTTAAAGAGCTGAAGGGTCAAGGATACGTGGTACA is a genomic window containing:
- a CDS encoding sugar phosphate isomerase/epimerase yields the protein MIKLALFTVTYCGLWYKGPALSLEDQIVKARELGFDGLAVETKRPVALPCDLDRKRRVKIRELAESYQVKLCAVETMSNFVSPIIEERENNLCMVKEAIELAKDLEAPIVKVFAAWAGTSRYDGLGTYEFSYRLFDYKRNFVTMDKMWRWAVEGIRDAARWAEEYGIVVALQNHPPVVSYGYEDALQMVKEVAMDNVKLCLDVPLFTDQSDEYIHEAVEACKEVGIVHSHYGSHAFGLDEDGVITIKKGRYRWMKAERVNYPAFIRELKRIGYDGFIASEECAPVLENHIPQGIDVVDRRVKAALRYMKTLIETGAEPEIRLV
- a CDS encoding phosphotransferase, yielding MKTPLAERLQEYLNLKGLEGLAPPGGVKLRELRLNEKQGLSNKTFLLKVELEDGSVRDLILRMYVGDGKKASKEFRVLKFLHRKGLPVPMVYLIEDDGKVLGKPFIVMEKITPSPAESSSDLVDAAAKSLAEIHGIDRYELEGVLEVKEDYPSRDLKGIKAISVISALSTLKSPLSFIRYLKYAGELERTPVEARLKLIHGDYGFDNIIYSGGRAYVIDWEDVDVAEPTYDVAYAYNFLDFEDRVSGRSEDRLSDEFLEAYERYGGTLRDFQYYRRLAALKLLVIFDAVMSPGLIALIAREFRKIMKNREFKLFIGRFKEYLMQVLKKTS
- a CDS encoding PQQ-binding-like beta-propeller repeat protein, whose amino-acid sequence is MSRCVLAREVWKLKVEKGPSEHGVYKLGYLWLAPTFMNEFWKVDPDRGAVVGRFQMPGIVWGAPWVDEDALYGASGGGFVRKFGMDGREVWTVNPGLGDFTAEAVVEAWSRYLAVQFPKGLAVLDKEDGTVVWSVEWSPEGPYSQEPTFDPETGLLWVCRPTAENNLVAFDREGRVVWRFTLPSPATTYACPQIWSRYLVVVCERHVVVVDRFSKKHLWSLDFGRVYYAGKPADALTGGPRTLTPDGKLLVWTIDGLYSCFDLENGVLLWRLDMGTLGYATRDSTTYWGYRGAVASGGLAVFLGCNNLPMDSDNPYGYDRNRLFILDYESGRLVYVSEPRYRLACCCKPILFRGRVVIGTWYKDSEDNEFPSYYYCWEIEDSSGRWGVDDRVYEWMGGWHHGGYSV